CGCAGATTTTTTACTGAATTCCGACACCCTCAACGAATTATCACATGCGTGAAGGGCCAGCATTAGCGTCGATGGCGGTATTTTTACCTGATGGGCGTGTGCTTTCCACCGGCGGCAGGCGCAAGCGCACCCCTGTTTCCACGCAGCGTGATCAAGGCGAGGCACCGCATTGGTGAGGCGGGGTTTCATGCGCGCCGGTATGACCGCGCCTTGTCAGAAATTGAACGGCGCGTCAGGCACCGTCACGGCCTGCATGCGCGTTGATCTGTTGCAGAACAGCCTCCGCCACTTCTTTATAGCGCAAAGCCGCTTCCCCGTCCGGTGCGGCCATAATAATCGGCTCACCCGCGTCACCACTCTGACGAATCTCCGCCAGGAGCGGTACTTCCCCAAGGAAAGGAAGGTGACTTTCCGCCGCTGCCGCACGCGCGCCACCGTGACTGAAAAGCTCGGTGCGATGGTGACAATGCGGGCAACAGAAATAAGACATGTTCTCCACGAGGCCGAGAATCGGCACGCGAAGTTGCTGGAACATTGTGACGCCTCTGCGCGCATCAAGCAAAGCGATGTCCTGCGGCGTCGAAATGATGACAGCCCCTGCCAATGGCAGTTTCTGCGCGATTGATAATTGCGCATCCCCCGTCCCTGGCGGCATGTCAATCACTGTGACGTCCAGGTCGGGCCACGCAACATCATTGATGAACTGATTGATCGCGCCCATGACCATCGGCCCCCGCCAGATCACGGCCTGTTCCTCATCCACCATAAAGCCGATCGAGATCGCCTTGACCCCCCAGGCATCAATCGGGATGATTTTGCCGTCACGAATTTCCGGCCTGCCCCGATGGCCCAACATGCGGGGCAGGGAAGGGCCGTAAATATCGGCATCGAGCATCCCCACCCGCAGACCTTTCTGCGCGAGACCGACGGCGATATTGATGGCGGTCGTTGATTTCCCGACCCCACCCTTGCCGGAAGCCACCGCGATGACCGCGCCGAGACGCTCAATGACGGCCGCGCCTTCCTCATCATCCTGATTTTTCGCAGAACCATCCGCCAGGGCGAAAGGCCGGTGTCCACCACCCTGACGCGGCGCCCGCCCGCCCTGCACAGCACCTTCCGGGCGGTGCGACGTCAGGATGATCGTGGCCTTCTTCACGCCCAGAGCTTTCTCAAGCGCGGCTTCAAGTCGTTGCACAATGGCGCCGATGCGCGGCGCGGCCTCACGCGCTGTCTGCCAGGTGACAAAAACATGGCCATCATCAAGGCGTGCCGACGCAATGGCCGATAATTGCAGGAGTTCACCAACCCCGAGCGCCTGGCACATCTCATCGATGACCGATCTCACCTGCGGAAGAATTTCCTGAGTGAAAGAGGATTTATCTGACGTCATGGCTTGCATCACTTTTCAACAGCATGGTTGCCCGCTATACCGCCCTCGGTCAGAAAATCAAGATTTCGCCAGGTTGCGCGCCGCGCGGTTTAAACCATGGACGCCCGCCTTCTCTTTAAACCACGATGAGACAGGGGTGCAAATGAGTTCCGACGCCAATCGGATTGATAAACGCAAACGCCGCGACCATCGCGTCGATGCGCTTCGTGGTCTTGCCCTGTTGATGATGTTGACAGACCACGTTTATTCCGACTGGCTGAACCGCCTGACCATGCGCAATTTCGGCTTTGCCGATGCGGCGGATATTTTTGTCCTGCTGGCGGGTTACGCCTCCTACCTCGCGTACGGGCGGCTGATCATGCGCCCACCTCCCGCCGGGGGGTGGCGAGTCGCCATTCATCGTATCGTGACGCGCTGCGTACGGCTTTATCTCTTCCAGCTCATCCTGCTGTTTTTCTATATCGCCCTGACCCGTCTCTGGCGCCTTGAGTGGGACGTGCCGATCGATTTTCTGGAGCCGGAACTCAGCCACGGATTTGACTGGCTTCTGGCCGTCGTGACCCTCCAGGCCCTGCCTGACATGGTCAATATTCTGCCCATCTATATATTGTTCCTGCTCAGTTTCCCGCTGATGTTCTGGCTGTTGCGGCGGTCTCCCTATTTCTTGCTGGCAGGAAGCTTCACCCTCTGGGCGCTTGTCAATCTGGATCCCGCGATCAACCTTCCTAACGTCATTGATTCCGATGGATGGTATTTTGACCCGTTCGCCTGGCAGTTCATTTTCACCATCGGTGTGCTGCTCGCCTTCATCGTACACCGTCGGGGCGGTCATCTGAACGTTTCGGGGCGCTTCCGCGGCCTTTGCATCGCGGTGCTGATCATCGGGGTCATTGAGTGCTTCCCCTATAAACTCTACCATTTGCCGGATCTCCGGATGTTTCACCTCCAGGCCCTTGCCGATAAATCGAGCCTCGGGCCCCTGCGCATCCTCGATGTTCTCGCGATTTTTATCCTGGTGCAGAGTTCGGGCTGGTGCACACGATTTGCATCCTCCTCCCCGGGCCAGATCCTCGCCGTGATGGGACGACACTCTTTGGAGGTTTTCTGCCTCGGCACAGTGCTTGATCTGATCATCCGCCTCGGCATGGCGACATTCGGCACGCATTGGCCGCTCCAGCTTGCGTCGAACCTCGTCGGGTTCCTCTGCGTATATGGATTGGCTGTCTGGCTTGATCACCATAAATATGAGGCCGCCTTGATGGAGGGGAAAAGCCGTGCCGAGATTTCCGGCCGCGATGACGCGTCAGCGCGTCAAGATGGCTGACAGGGAATGAGATTTTGCGTTACCCTCCCCGCATGAAAGCGCAATACGGCATCACGATCTCGCTTCTGTCCTGCCTGACTCTGATGACGGCCCGACCGGCCTCCGCCGAGGCGCCTGAGAAACCAGCGTCTGAACAGCCAGGTGA
This genomic stretch from Candidatus Kirkpatrickella diaphorinae harbors:
- a CDS encoding Mrp/NBP35 family ATP-binding protein is translated as MTSDKSSFTQEILPQVRSVIDEMCQALGVGELLQLSAIASARLDDGHVFVTWQTAREAAPRIGAIVQRLEAALEKALGVKKATIILTSHRPEGAVQGGRAPRQGGGHRPFALADGSAKNQDDEEGAAVIERLGAVIAVASGKGGVGKSTTAINIAVGLAQKGLRVGMLDADIYGPSLPRMLGHRGRPEIRDGKIIPIDAWGVKAISIGFMVDEEQAVIWRGPMVMGAINQFINDVAWPDLDVTVIDMPPGTGDAQLSIAQKLPLAGAVIISTPQDIALLDARRGVTMFQQLRVPILGLVENMSYFCCPHCHHRTELFSHGGARAAAAESHLPFLGEVPLLAEIRQSGDAGEPIIMAAPDGEAALRYKEVAEAVLQQINAHAGRDGA
- a CDS encoding OpgC family protein, whose amino-acid sequence is MSSDANRIDKRKRRDHRVDALRGLALLMMLTDHVYSDWLNRLTMRNFGFADAADIFVLLAGYASYLAYGRLIMRPPPAGGWRVAIHRIVTRCVRLYLFQLILLFFYIALTRLWRLEWDVPIDFLEPELSHGFDWLLAVVTLQALPDMVNILPIYILFLLSFPLMFWLLRRSPYFLLAGSFTLWALVNLDPAINLPNVIDSDGWYFDPFAWQFIFTIGVLLAFIVHRRGGHLNVSGRFRGLCIAVLIIGVIECFPYKLYHLPDLRMFHLQALADKSSLGPLRILDVLAIFILVQSSGWCTRFASSSPGQILAVMGRHSLEVFCLGTVLDLIIRLGMATFGTHWPLQLASNLVGFLCVYGLAVWLDHHKYEAALMEGKSRAEISGRDDASARQDG